A region from the Fragaria vesca subsp. vesca unplaced genomic scaffold, FraVesHawaii_1.0 scf0512205, whole genome shotgun sequence genome encodes:
- the LOC101301059 gene encoding uncharacterized protein LOC101301059: MVKDCMEYAQKCQACQFHANFIHQPPEPLHPTITSHPFDVWGMDAMGPITPKSSGGHMYILAGTDSFSKWSEAVLLKEIKKETVVDFIKTCIIQWYGVPRYIITDNAKYFSNSAMQKLSEKYHFKLHFSSMYNAPANGLAEAFNKTLCNILKKTVSKSQRDWHEKMGEALWAYRTTYRTTTNVTPYSLVYGVEAVLPLEKQISSLRIAL, translated from the coding sequence AATGTCAAGCTTGTCAATTCCATGCAAACTTCATCCATCAACCGCCTGAGCCGTTGCATCCTACAATCACCTCACACCCGTTTGATGTCTGGGGGATGGATGCTATGGGACCCATAACTCCGAAATCCTCTGGCGGCCACATGTACATTTTAGCAGGCACGGATTCCTTCTCGAAGTGGTCAGAGGCGGTACTGCTTAAAGAGATAAAGAAGGAGACTGTTGTAGACTTCATCAAAACATGCATTATTCAATGGTATGGTGTGCCACGTTACATCATCACAGATAATGCCAAGTACTTCTCAAATAGTGCTATGCAAAAACTTAGCGAGAAGTATCACTTCAAGCTACACTTTTCTTCAATGTACAATGCACCAGCAAATGGTTTGGCGGAGGCATTCAATAAGACGCTATGCAACATCTTGAAGAAGACTGTCAGCAAGTCACAAAGAGACTGGCATGAGAAGATGGGCGAAGCATTGTGGGCGTATAGAACGACATATCGAACCACCACAAATGTCACACCTTACTCTCTAGTGTATGGTGTTGAAGCTGTCTTGCCGttagagaaacaaatttcatCATTGAGGATTGCTTTGTAA